A window from Bufo bufo chromosome 1, aBufBuf1.1, whole genome shotgun sequence encodes these proteins:
- the INSYN1 gene encoding inhibitory synaptic factor 1 translates to MCSRGVGKTTEQGGRSCRAGERERIRGRVRAVIGQLEGILRDLKEVAKELREVVEQIDRLTSDFEFELDTDDWTPGTVSSTSSSEKGGPLCDLGPLDFLSSDSWEFCSFLEASTPSDSGDGSDRPSDFRLLNGGATPNGPDCSSEETPVPPQKPLPTRTPGSRDRVRFSDKVLYHALCCDDSEDPPYGQDTPRESPRPAVPCNVIRSSKGGMTGAKRSTRNCSTQTVCDKSTQTVLPYVPKKEQR, encoded by the exons ATGTGCTCTCGGGGGGTGGGAAAGACCACGGAGCAAGGGGGACGCAGCTGCAGAGCTGGGGAGAGGGAGAGAATTCGAGGGAGAGTCCGGGCAGTAATTGGTCAGCTGGAAGGAATCTTACGGGATCTCAAGGAAGTGGCCAAAGAACTGAGAGAG GTGGTGGAGCAAATAGACAGACTTACTTCGGACTTTGAGTTTGAGCTGGACACCGATGACTGGACCCCAGGAACTGTTAGTAGCACATCAAGCAGTGAAAAAGGTGGTCCTCTCTGTGACCTGGGACCCCTGGATTTCCTGAGTTCAGACAGCTGGGAATTCTGTTCGTTTCTAGAAGCCTCCACTCCTTCTGACTCTGGAGATGGCTCAGACCGTCCTTCTGACTTTAGGCTACTTAATGGTGGGGCTACACCCAATGGTCCCGATTGCTCTAGTGAAGAAACTCCTGTCCCTCCACAGAAGCCCCTACCAACAAGGACCCCTGGCTCCAGAGACCGAGTAAGGTTCAGTGATAAAGTTCTGTACCATGCACTTTGTTGTGATGACAGTGAAGATCCCCCATATGGCCAAGACACTCCTAGAGAATCTCCTCGGCCTGCTGTACCTTGTAATGTTATACGGAGCAGTAAAGGAGGAATGACTGGAGCCAAGAGGAGCACAAGGAACTGTAGCACCCAGACTGTGTGTGACAAGAGCACCCAGACTGTGCTACCATATGTGCCAAAAAAGGAGCAGCGCTGA